A window of Fibrobacter sp. UWB11 contains these coding sequences:
- a CDS encoding MlaD family protein: MAFQKIKQINWMEMSGLLVGVISTVAIMIFSLVLYHYLFNRVIKVKEYRLHSTFEKALGLRPGTRVQISGVEVGQITDMQINDDGMGVLMEFSIRQEFQNLITDSATVYAIRDQNLISARVVNIDIKKGKGRVLQDGDFIIAGKAQDIETVLETTNELLGRVNTLIDAANTLVDMALDTGTTMGALFGSRNLYDNLNRQLYRLDEITFLGKNVLKKTSYLLDTMKTDVPQLVSRANEVTNNVGLLLEDFKPLPNKVTTLLNSMDSTVGRVDHLVTDFGTVTTGLQDFMNTTESTLQSADDLMNGMSKMWLLRGNVPTHDSVPFVVETLW, encoded by the coding sequence ATGGCATTTCAAAAGATAAAACAGATTAACTGGATGGAAATGTCCGGCCTCTTGGTCGGCGTTATTAGCACTGTTGCCATTATGATTTTTTCATTGGTGCTTTACCATTACCTTTTTAACAGAGTTATCAAGGTCAAGGAATATAGGCTCCACAGTACTTTCGAAAAAGCACTCGGCCTTAGACCGGGAACTCGCGTACAGATTAGCGGTGTCGAAGTCGGGCAAATCACCGACATGCAGATTAACGACGATGGCATGGGCGTGCTCATGGAATTTTCCATCCGTCAAGAATTCCAGAACCTGATTACCGACAGTGCGACCGTTTACGCCATCCGCGACCAGAACTTAATTTCGGCTCGTGTCGTCAACATTGACATTAAAAAGGGCAAAGGCCGCGTACTGCAAGACGGGGACTTTATCATTGCAGGCAAGGCACAGGACATCGAAACAGTCCTTGAAACAACCAATGAACTTTTGGGACGTGTAAATACCCTTATCGATGCAGCCAACACACTCGTCGATATGGCGCTTGATACCGGAACCACCATGGGTGCCTTGTTCGGTTCCCGCAATCTGTACGACAACTTAAACCGTCAGTTGTACCGCCTCGACGAAATCACGTTCCTCGGCAAGAACGTCCTGAAAAAGACATCCTATTTGCTGGATACAATGAAAACGGATGTACCGCAACTAGTGAGCCGAGCAAACGAAGTCACGAACAACGTAGGCCTTTTACTTGAAGATTTCAAGCCTCTCCCGAACAAAGTTACAACGCTCCTGAATTCCATGGATTCTACCGTCGGACGTGTAGACCACCTCGTCACAGACTTCGGTACGGTCACAACTGGGCTGCAAGACTTTATGAACACGACGGAATCCACATTGCAGAGTGCAGACGACCTAATGAACGGCATGTCTAAGATGTGGCTCCTGAGAGGCAACGTACCCACGCATGATTCTGTGCCCTTTGTCGTGGAGACGCTATGGTAA